The Microbacterium horticulturae genome has a window encoding:
- a CDS encoding MFS transporter: MTTRHITAPAHDERSARVGWRGWAALMVLTLPVLLVSVDNTVLSFALPEIALDLEPTGIQQLWIIDAYPLVLAALLVTMGTLGDRFGRRRMLLIGATGFAVVSAVSSFAPSAGWLIAGRASMAVFGAMLMPSTLSLLRSIFTDRDQRRLAIAVWAAMFSAGAALGPIVGGLLLEHFAWGSVFLMAVPVLIPLLILAPLLVPESRDPKPGRVDPVSILLSVGMMLPTVYAIKEMAVAGLGGAVVPLLIAGGVFGVLFVRRQLNADEPMLDMGLFRRTAFTGALLVNLLSVLALVGFLFFVAQHLQLIVGLSPMEAGLALVPSLAAMIIAGLLVVPVASRVSPRVVIPVALAFSAAGYIGIALTTGPDTLLPTILASVSLGIGVGAAETVSNELILSAAPADKAGAASAVSETAYEAGTVLGTSIIGGLLTAVYRTSIDLPASLAPALADAARETLAGAMAVAGQVGGAVGDTVRAAAAVAFDQGMSIAAAIGAVLVVAAAVIAATMLGRSRGDTQ, translated from the coding sequence ATGACGACTCGGCACATCACCGCGCCCGCACACGATGAGCGCTCGGCGCGTGTGGGCTGGCGCGGGTGGGCTGCGCTCATGGTGCTGACGCTGCCGGTGCTGCTGGTGTCGGTCGACAACACCGTGCTCAGTTTCGCGCTGCCCGAGATAGCGCTCGACCTCGAGCCCACCGGCATCCAGCAGCTGTGGATCATCGACGCGTATCCGCTCGTCCTGGCGGCGCTCCTGGTGACGATGGGCACCCTCGGCGACCGTTTCGGACGGCGGCGGATGCTGCTGATCGGCGCCACCGGGTTCGCCGTCGTCTCAGCGGTGTCGTCGTTCGCGCCGTCGGCCGGCTGGCTCATCGCCGGTCGCGCGAGCATGGCGGTGTTCGGCGCGATGCTGATGCCCTCGACGCTCTCGCTGCTTCGCAGCATCTTCACCGACCGTGACCAGCGCCGGCTCGCGATCGCGGTGTGGGCGGCGATGTTCTCTGCTGGAGCGGCCCTCGGCCCGATCGTGGGCGGCCTCCTCCTCGAGCACTTCGCCTGGGGATCGGTTTTCCTCATGGCGGTGCCGGTGCTGATTCCGCTGCTGATCCTTGCGCCGCTGCTGGTGCCCGAGAGCCGCGACCCGAAACCGGGACGCGTCGACCCGGTGAGCATTCTTCTCTCGGTCGGGATGATGCTGCCCACTGTGTACGCGATCAAGGAGATGGCGGTCGCCGGTCTCGGCGGTGCCGTCGTGCCGCTGCTGATCGCCGGCGGCGTGTTCGGCGTGCTCTTCGTGAGACGGCAGCTGAACGCCGATGAACCCATGCTCGACATGGGTCTCTTCCGGCGGACCGCGTTCACCGGTGCGCTGCTCGTCAACCTGCTCAGCGTGCTCGCCCTTGTCGGATTCCTCTTCTTCGTCGCCCAGCACCTGCAGCTGATCGTAGGGCTGTCGCCGATGGAGGCGGGTCTGGCTCTCGTGCCCTCGCTGGCGGCCATGATCATCGCAGGGCTGCTCGTGGTGCCCGTGGCGTCCCGCGTCTCACCACGGGTCGTGATCCCGGTGGCGCTGGCGTTCTCGGCCGCCGGGTACATCGGCATCGCCCTGACCACCGGACCCGACACGCTGCTGCCGACGATTCTGGCCTCGGTGAGCCTGGGCATCGGTGTGGGTGCCGCCGAGACCGTCTCGAATGAACTCATCCTCTCGGCGGCACCGGCAGACAAGGCGGGTGCCGCCAGCGCCGTGTCGGAGACGGCGTACGAGGCGGGCACCGTTTTGGGCACGTCGATCATCGGCGGTCTGCTCACGGCGGTGTACCGCACGTCGATCGATCTGCCGGCCTCCCTGGCGCCCGCGCTGGCCGATGCTGCGCGCGAGACCCTCGCCGGGGCGATGGCCGTCGCCGGTCAGGTGGGCGGCGCCGTCGGCGATACTGTGCGCGCCGCGGCGGCTGTCGCGTTCGACCAGGGTATGTCGATCGCCGCGGCGATCGGCGCCGTGCTCGTGGTGGCAGCCGCGGTGATCGCCGCGACCATGCTGGGCCGGTCGCGCGGCGACACGCAGTGA
- the sigJ gene encoding RNA polymerase sigma factor SigJ encodes MTEIDPALRSVAFRAAYRMLGSIADAEDVAQTAIERMLRLGADAQPRNAQAWLTTVATRLAVDQLRSARARREQYVGDWLPEPLVGSTLEPPDASEHAELAEELSFAFLVLLETLTPSERAAFLLHDVLDYPYEEVASILDRPTSGAVRQLVSRARTRVAGREPRYTASSSEQQQLVTRFMAAIESGEVEGFVGLLTEDVAMVGDGGGQVPPGFAISRSVRGAEAVAKLLASFGRRAVFPAHMEPCTVNGGPGVVVIADLPVGGGVIAVMSLDVQSGRIAAVHGVVNPDKLRHLVPVFGPIANLEVVRDAERAYAKGPHGTR; translated from the coding sequence ATGACCGAGATCGATCCGGCGCTGCGCAGCGTGGCCTTCCGCGCCGCGTATCGCATGCTGGGCTCGATCGCCGACGCCGAAGACGTGGCACAGACGGCGATCGAGCGGATGCTGCGGCTCGGCGCCGACGCCCAGCCCCGCAACGCGCAGGCCTGGCTCACGACCGTGGCCACGCGACTGGCCGTCGACCAGCTGCGCTCGGCGCGCGCACGGCGCGAACAGTATGTGGGCGACTGGCTGCCCGAGCCGCTGGTCGGCAGCACGCTCGAGCCGCCGGACGCCTCGGAGCACGCCGAACTGGCCGAAGAGCTCTCGTTCGCCTTCCTCGTACTCCTGGAGACGCTGACGCCGAGCGAGCGCGCGGCATTCCTGCTGCACGACGTGCTCGACTATCCCTACGAGGAGGTCGCGTCGATTCTCGATCGGCCGACGTCGGGCGCGGTGCGGCAGCTCGTCTCGCGCGCACGGACGCGCGTGGCCGGGCGGGAGCCGCGGTACACGGCATCCTCTTCAGAACAGCAGCAGCTTGTGACACGATTCATGGCTGCGATCGAGTCGGGCGAGGTCGAAGGCTTCGTCGGCCTGCTGACGGAGGATGTCGCCATGGTCGGCGACGGCGGGGGACAGGTGCCTCCCGGCTTCGCCATCAGCCGCTCGGTGCGGGGTGCCGAAGCGGTGGCGAAACTGCTCGCTTCGTTCGGGCGTCGAGCCGTCTTCCCCGCGCACATGGAGCCGTGCACGGTCAACGGCGGACCGGGTGTCGTCGTCATCGCCGATCTGCCGGTGGGTGGCGGGGTGATCGCCGTCATGTCGCTCGACGTGCAGTCCGGACGGATCGCCGCTGTGCACGGCGTGGTCAATCCCGACAAGCTGCGGCACCTGGTGCCCGTGTTCGGGCCGATCGCCAACCTGGAGGTCGTCCGCGACGCGGAGCGCGCGTACGCGAAGGGCCCGCACGGCACCCGGTGA
- a CDS encoding branched-chain amino acid aminotransferase, translated as MTTDTALAPLEFAVTRNPAAKTAAERAALLADPVFGTVFTDHMVQLTWTAGEGWHDAVVRPYGALSLEPAAAVLHYGQEIFEGIKAYRHADGSIHTFRPDQNGHRLQRSAHRLALPQLPVEHFIQSLRELIEVDGAWVPGGDDRSLYLRPFMFASEPFLGVRPANQVEFLVIASPVGAYFKGGAKPVSIWLSEDYARAGKGGTGAAKTGGNYAASLLPQAEAYEQGCDQVVFLDADGNVEELGGMNIVFVRKDGTLVTPDSDSILEGITRLSLLQLAKDRGHAVEQRPVTLAEWREGVASGDIVEAFACGTAAVVAPIGTLKGHDFTDAQPLGELALSLREELTDIQYGRREDKHGWLVRLDA; from the coding sequence ATGACCACTGACACCGCACTCGCCCCGCTCGAGTTCGCCGTGACCCGCAACCCCGCCGCGAAGACCGCAGCAGAGCGCGCCGCACTGCTGGCCGATCCCGTCTTCGGTACGGTCTTCACCGACCACATGGTCCAATTGACCTGGACGGCCGGCGAAGGGTGGCACGACGCGGTGGTGCGTCCCTACGGTGCGCTGTCGCTCGAGCCTGCCGCGGCGGTGCTGCACTACGGCCAGGAGATCTTCGAGGGCATCAAGGCATATCGGCACGCCGACGGCTCGATCCACACCTTCCGCCCCGACCAGAACGGGCACCGTCTGCAGCGCAGCGCGCACCGTCTGGCCCTGCCGCAGCTGCCGGTCGAGCACTTCATCCAGTCGCTGCGCGAGCTCATCGAGGTCGACGGTGCCTGGGTCCCCGGAGGTGACGACCGGAGCCTGTATCTGCGTCCGTTCATGTTCGCGTCCGAGCCGTTCCTCGGGGTACGGCCGGCGAATCAGGTCGAGTTCCTCGTCATCGCCAGCCCCGTGGGCGCCTACTTCAAGGGTGGCGCCAAACCGGTCTCGATCTGGCTGAGCGAAGACTATGCGCGCGCCGGCAAGGGCGGCACAGGTGCGGCCAAGACCGGCGGCAACTACGCGGCCAGCCTCCTGCCGCAGGCCGAGGCCTACGAGCAGGGTTGCGACCAGGTGGTCTTCCTCGATGCGGACGGCAACGTCGAAGAGCTGGGGGGCATGAACATCGTGTTCGTCCGCAAGGACGGCACGCTGGTCACGCCGGACTCCGACTCGATCCTCGAGGGCATCACGCGGCTGTCGCTGCTGCAGCTGGCCAAGGACCGCGGCCACGCCGTCGAGCAGCGCCCGGTGACGCTCGCGGAGTGGCGCGAAGGCGTGGCCTCGGGCGACATCGTCGAGGCGTTCGCCTGCGGCACCGCGGCGGTAGTCGCACCTATCGGCACGCTCAAGGGCCACGACTTCACCGACGCGCAGCCGCTCGGCGAACTCGCGCTGTCGCTGCGCGAAGAACTGACCGACATCCAGTACGGTCGTCGTGAAGACAAGCACGGCTGGCTGGTCCGTCTCGACGCATGA
- a CDS encoding 3-isopropylmalate dehydrogenase: MPRVVKLAVIPGDGIGPEVIAEAERVLDAATAGTDVTFDKTRFALGAARYLETGDTLTDEDLAAITSHDAILLGAVGGIPGDVRLKDANIERGLLLKLRFELDHYVNLRPSKLYEGAPGPLASPGDVDFVVVREGTEGPYVGNGGAIRRGTPHEVANETSVNTAFGVERVVRYAFELAERRSKRLTLVHKTNVLVNAGSLWKRIVDTVAVEHPGVDVDYLHVDAATIFLVTNPGRFDVIVTDNLFGDILTDLAGAVTGGIGLAASGNINPDGVFPSMFEPVHGSAPDIAGQQKADPTAAILSIALMLDHLGLSAESARVAQAVEQDIAGRGTASRTTTQIGDDIVARVQA; this comes from the coding sequence ATGCCACGTGTCGTGAAGCTCGCCGTCATCCCCGGTGACGGCATCGGTCCCGAGGTGATCGCCGAGGCCGAGAGGGTGTTGGATGCCGCGACCGCCGGCACCGACGTGACCTTCGACAAGACGCGCTTCGCCCTCGGCGCGGCCCGCTACCTCGAGACCGGCGACACACTGACCGACGAGGACCTGGCCGCCATCACATCGCATGACGCGATCCTGCTCGGCGCCGTCGGCGGCATCCCCGGTGACGTGCGCCTGAAGGACGCGAACATCGAGCGCGGGCTGCTGCTGAAGCTCCGGTTCGAGCTCGACCACTACGTGAACCTGCGGCCGTCGAAGCTGTACGAGGGCGCGCCGGGCCCTCTGGCGAGCCCCGGCGACGTCGACTTCGTCGTGGTCCGCGAGGGCACCGAGGGTCCTTACGTCGGCAACGGAGGTGCGATCCGGCGCGGCACGCCGCACGAGGTCGCCAATGAGACGAGCGTGAACACGGCGTTCGGTGTCGAGCGCGTCGTGCGGTACGCGTTCGAACTCGCCGAGCGCCGCAGCAAGCGACTCACCCTCGTGCACAAGACGAACGTGCTGGTCAACGCCGGGTCCCTGTGGAAGCGGATCGTCGACACCGTGGCGGTCGAGCACCCCGGCGTTGACGTAGACTACCTGCACGTCGATGCAGCGACCATCTTCCTGGTCACGAACCCCGGTCGCTTCGACGTGATCGTCACCGACAACCTCTTCGGCGACATCCTCACTGACCTGGCCGGCGCCGTCACCGGTGGCATCGGCCTCGCTGCTTCGGGCAACATCAATCCCGACGGCGTCTTCCCGTCGATGTTCGAGCCCGTGCACGGTTCGGCTCCCGACATCGCGGGTCAGCAGAAGGCCGATCCCACCGCCGCGATCCTGTCGATCGCTCTCATGCTCGACCACCTCGGGCTGAGCGCAGAGTCCGCCCGTGTGGCGCAGGCGGTCGAACAGGACATCGCGGGCCGGGGCACGGCATCCCGCACCACGACGCAGATCGGCGACGACATCGTCGCCCGCGTCCAGGCGTAA
- a CDS encoding fumarylacetoacetate hydrolase family protein gives MRIARFSHRDAIRYGIVDETDLVVLAGDPLFAGFDTTGDRVPLADAALLAPVIPRSKVVAIARNYRDHAAELGNEVSAEPMLFLKPNTSVIGPGDAIVLPPQSQRVEHEGELAAVIGTIAKNVPAERALEYVFGYTIADDVTARDLQRSDGQWSRAKGFDTFCPLGPAIETDFDPNGDAVITTRVDGEVRQRGSISDMVHSVAEIIAYASVAFTLLPGDVILTGTPAGVGPIVAGQTVEVEISGLGMLRNTVRAA, from the coding sequence GTGAGGATCGCACGCTTCAGCCACCGAGACGCCATCCGCTACGGCATCGTCGACGAGACCGACCTGGTCGTACTCGCCGGTGACCCTCTGTTCGCCGGATTCGACACGACGGGCGACCGCGTACCGCTCGCCGACGCCGCGCTGCTGGCCCCCGTGATCCCGCGGTCGAAGGTCGTCGCGATCGCGCGCAACTACCGCGACCACGCGGCCGAGCTGGGCAACGAGGTGAGCGCAGAGCCCATGCTCTTCCTCAAGCCCAACACGTCGGTGATCGGCCCGGGCGACGCCATCGTGCTGCCACCGCAATCGCAGCGCGTCGAGCACGAGGGCGAGCTGGCTGCCGTGATCGGCACTATCGCCAAGAACGTGCCTGCCGAGCGCGCCCTGGAGTACGTGTTCGGCTACACGATCGCCGACGATGTGACCGCACGCGATCTGCAGCGCAGCGACGGCCAGTGGTCGCGGGCCAAGGGCTTTGACACCTTCTGCCCGCTGGGGCCGGCGATCGAGACCGATTTCGACCCGAACGGCGACGCCGTGATCACCACGCGCGTGGACGGCGAGGTACGTCAGCGCGGCTCGATCAGCGACATGGTGCACTCGGTCGCCGAGATCATCGCGTACGCGTCGGTCGCGTTCACACTCCTGCCCGGAGATGTCATCCTCACCGGCACCCCCGCGGGCGTCGGGCCGATCGTGGCGGGTCAAACCGTCGAGGTCGAGATCAGCGGGCTCGGCATGCTGCGCAACACCGTGCGCGCCGCGTGA
- a CDS encoding NAD(P)/FAD-dependent oxidoreductase: protein MGKNQILVLGGGYTGIVTAARLARMVRADDASVTLVTEHATRDERMRWHQLAAGEAYPLLEIEQAVTGTGVSLKVAHIERIDLGARTVDTSGGERLAYDALVIALGSVIDFGNVPGARENAQGLTDVTSIADTAKRVDAAPDVARITVVGGGLTGIELATELAETHPRLSVAMVSSRDPGDWLSEPARRHLAKTFDRLRIERIAGRVARIDDDAVALADGRSIPSSVTFWAGGFRANPLVEAAGLEIDEIGRAWVDGAFRAVSHPEVWVLGDAARVAGRDGEPLKMGCRTGAFMSFSAPQKIARGLAGATSTPYVGRYFAECISLGRRDALVQWLTPEGAPTRRITTGRAAVAIKEFIHRGNQLVPRHPGPYLPARRAHVRATAGGQREKIEA, encoded by the coding sequence ATGGGAAAGAATCAGATCCTGGTCCTGGGCGGCGGCTACACGGGCATCGTGACCGCCGCACGGCTCGCGCGCATGGTGCGCGCCGACGACGCTTCGGTCACGCTCGTGACCGAGCATGCGACACGCGACGAACGGATGCGCTGGCATCAGCTGGCAGCCGGCGAGGCCTATCCGTTGCTGGAGATCGAGCAGGCGGTGACGGGTACCGGAGTGTCCCTGAAGGTCGCGCACATCGAGCGCATCGACCTCGGCGCCCGCACCGTCGACACCTCCGGCGGCGAGCGGCTTGCATACGATGCGCTGGTCATCGCTCTGGGCAGCGTCATCGATTTCGGCAACGTGCCCGGTGCGCGCGAGAACGCGCAGGGGCTCACCGACGTCACCTCGATCGCAGACACCGCGAAGCGGGTGGATGCTGCGCCCGACGTCGCCCGCATCACCGTGGTGGGCGGCGGCTTAACCGGCATCGAGCTGGCCACCGAGCTCGCCGAGACGCACCCGCGGCTGAGCGTCGCGATGGTCAGCTCGCGCGATCCCGGCGACTGGCTGAGTGAGCCCGCCCGCAGGCACCTCGCGAAGACGTTCGACCGACTTCGGATCGAACGGATCGCAGGACGCGTCGCCCGCATCGACGATGACGCCGTCGCGCTGGCCGATGGCCGCAGCATCCCGTCGTCCGTCACCTTCTGGGCCGGCGGCTTCCGCGCCAACCCGCTCGTCGAGGCCGCCGGGCTCGAGATCGACGAGATCGGCCGCGCCTGGGTCGACGGCGCGTTTCGGGCGGTGTCGCATCCCGAGGTGTGGGTTCTCGGTGACGCCGCACGGGTCGCCGGCCGCGACGGCGAGCCGCTCAAGATGGGCTGTCGCACGGGCGCGTTCATGTCGTTCAGCGCTCCGCAGAAGATAGCTCGCGGGCTGGCCGGCGCGACGTCAACCCCATACGTCGGACGATACTTCGCCGAGTGCATCAGCCTCGGCCGCCGAGACGCCCTCGTACAGTGGCTCACGCCGGAGGGAGCGCCCACCCGCCGCATCACGACCGGCCGCGCCGCGGTTGCGATCAAGGAGTTCATCCACCGTGGCAACCAGCTCGTGCCGCGGCATCCCGGTCCGTACCTTCCGGCGCGGCGCGCGCACGTTCGCGCCACGGCCGGCGGGCAGCGCGAGAAGATCGAGGCATGA
- the gltX gene encoding glutamate--tRNA ligase, with protein sequence MPATPHPLTTTASGSDVRVRFCPSPTGLPHVGMVRTALYNWAYARHTGGKLVFRIEDTDAARDSEESYQQLVDALTWLRIDWDEGVEKGGPHGPYRQSQRTEIYAEVLAKLMDAGLVYESYSTAEEIDARNEANGRAKQLGYDNFDRDLTDEQKTAFRAEGREPAWRLRVPDADLTYVDLIRGEVTFPAGSFPDFVLVRAGGKALYPFTNPVDDALMGITHVIRGEDLMPSTARQLVLYDALIKAGVTTFMPRFGHMPLVLGETGNKKLSKRDPKADLFLQREKGFIHEGLLNYLALLGWSIGPDRDVFSLEEFTAAFDIKDVNPNPARFDQKKAEAINADHIRILDGKDFAERMMPYLAAAGVFGDGEPTHEQIVLAFRAAPLVQERVQLLGEVPGMLGFLFVDQVEYSEDGLKSLPENAAEVLVASVAVLEDVPEAEFTPDAVQDALKAALVEGLQLKPRVAYGPLRVAVTGRRVSPPLFESMELLGKAETVRRLGALVTHLSD encoded by the coding sequence GTGCCTGCAACGCCCCACCCCTTGACCACGACCGCCTCCGGCTCCGACGTGCGCGTCCGCTTCTGCCCGTCGCCGACCGGCCTGCCGCACGTCGGCATGGTGCGCACGGCGCTGTACAACTGGGCCTACGCGCGGCACACCGGCGGCAAGCTCGTGTTCCGCATCGAAGACACCGACGCCGCGCGCGACAGCGAAGAGAGCTACCAGCAGCTCGTCGACGCGTTGACCTGGCTGCGGATCGACTGGGACGAGGGCGTCGAGAAGGGCGGTCCGCACGGTCCGTACCGCCAGTCGCAGCGCACCGAGATCTACGCCGAGGTGCTGGCCAAGCTCATGGACGCGGGGCTGGTGTACGAGAGCTACTCGACCGCCGAAGAGATCGATGCCCGCAACGAGGCCAACGGCCGCGCGAAGCAGCTCGGGTACGACAACTTCGACCGCGACCTGACCGACGAGCAGAAGACGGCGTTCCGAGCCGAGGGCCGCGAGCCTGCATGGCGCCTTCGCGTGCCGGACGCGGACCTGACCTACGTCGATCTGATTCGCGGAGAGGTCACGTTCCCGGCAGGGTCGTTCCCCGACTTCGTGCTCGTGCGCGCCGGTGGCAAGGCGCTCTACCCTTTCACGAACCCGGTCGACGATGCGCTCATGGGCATCACCCACGTGATCCGCGGTGAAGATCTCATGCCGTCGACGGCGCGTCAGCTCGTGCTCTACGACGCTCTCATCAAGGCGGGCGTGACGACGTTCATGCCGCGGTTCGGCCACATGCCGCTTGTGCTGGGAGAGACCGGCAACAAGAAGCTGTCGAAGCGCGACCCGAAGGCCGACCTCTTCCTGCAGCGTGAGAAGGGATTCATCCACGAAGGCCTGCTCAACTACCTGGCACTGCTGGGCTGGTCGATCGGGCCCGACCGCGACGTGTTCAGCCTCGAGGAGTTCACCGCGGCGTTCGACATCAAGGACGTGAACCCGAACCCGGCCCGCTTCGACCAGAAGAAGGCCGAGGCCATCAACGCGGACCACATCCGGATTCTGGACGGCAAGGACTTCGCCGAGCGGATGATGCCGTACCTGGCTGCCGCCGGGGTGTTCGGCGACGGTGAGCCCACGCACGAGCAGATAGTGCTGGCGTTCCGTGCGGCCCCGCTCGTGCAGGAGCGCGTGCAGTTGCTGGGTGAGGTGCCCGGGATGCTGGGCTTCCTGTTCGTGGACCAGGTCGAGTACTCCGAAGACGGGCTGAAGAGCCTGCCCGAGAACGCGGCCGAGGTGCTGGTCGCCTCCGTGGCGGTGCTCGAAGACGTGCCCGAGGCCGAGTTCACTCCCGACGCCGTACAGGACGCGCTGAAGGCTGCGCTCGTCGAGGGTCTTCAGCTGAAGCCCCGGGTCGCCTACGGTCCGCTGCGGGTCGCGGTGACCGGCCGGCGGGTGTCGCCGCCGCTGTTCGAGTCGATGGAGCTGCTCGGCAAGGCCGAGACCGTGCGTCGCCTCGGCGCGCTGGTGACACACCTCAGCGACTGA
- a CDS encoding DUF72 domain-containing protein, translating into MRIGTSGWSYDHWRGVLYGPGSSGRRLEVYASEFDTVELDASFYHWPSADRFAAWRAHLADDFVMAVKAPRGLSHSTRSDPTAWTDRIRSALAALGPVAGPLLLQLPTGRVRDDARLDRVLDVIPRECAVAVEVRHESWLDDEVFALLERHGAALCITHGAGFPLSLRTVAPLVYVRLHGPDPDQLYVGSYSDAELDEWAEHIDRWRTERHEVLVYFDNDQAGNAVIDARRLKERL; encoded by the coding sequence GTGCGTATCGGCACCTCGGGTTGGAGCTACGATCACTGGCGCGGCGTGCTCTACGGCCCTGGATCGTCGGGACGGCGGTTGGAGGTCTACGCGTCCGAGTTCGACACGGTCGAACTCGATGCGAGCTTCTACCACTGGCCGAGTGCGGATCGTTTCGCCGCATGGCGCGCGCATCTGGCCGATGACTTCGTCATGGCCGTCAAGGCTCCTCGCGGCCTCAGCCACAGCACGCGCTCTGATCCCACCGCGTGGACCGACCGCATCCGCTCCGCACTCGCCGCCCTCGGGCCGGTCGCCGGGCCGCTCCTTCTGCAGCTACCCACCGGCCGCGTACGCGACGACGCGCGGCTCGATCGCGTGTTGGATGTCATTCCCCGCGAGTGCGCCGTCGCCGTGGAGGTGCGACACGAGTCGTGGCTGGACGACGAGGTGTTCGCGCTGCTGGAGCGGCACGGCGCGGCGCTGTGCATCACACACGGCGCCGGCTTTCCGCTGAGCCTGCGTACCGTCGCCCCACTCGTCTACGTGCGTCTCCACGGCCCCGACCCCGACCAGCTCTACGTCGGAAGCTACTCCGACGCCGAACTGGACGAGTGGGCCGAGCACATCGACCGCTGGAGAACCGAGCGGCACGAGGTGCTCGTCTACTTCGACAATGATCAGGCGGGGAACGCCGTCATCGACGCCCGGCGTTTGAAGGAGCGACTGTGA
- a CDS encoding MFS transporter yields the protein MSALSSPPLPDATRLRAVQRRTIWILSLGQILGGLAFGATVSLGAVLAADISGDEAFSGWATASVTLGTALTAVPLAALARRGGRRPSLASGMLVAIVGVLLVVVATGARSFPLLIIGFVLVGAGQAANLQSRFAAADLATDASRGRDLSIVVWATTIGAVLGPNLVGPGEVIGDALGMPALTGPYLFTIVTQALGIVLYLTLLRPDPLLLALRITAHHSAAGTRVAHADRPGAARYAMLAIAGAHGVMVSVMAMTPVHLIHAGATLEIIGLTISLHIAGMYALSPVFGILADRIGRVATILIGQAVLVASLVTAALGQHSTPAVTVALILLGLGWSATTVSGAALLTEASAEDRRTRRQGRNDFLMSMVGAVGAVVAGLVLAGVGYGGLALCALVIVVVVVALAPLGRVRAQAAGEQQSAS from the coding sequence GTGAGCGCTTTGTCGTCGCCGCCGCTGCCCGACGCCACGCGGTTGCGCGCCGTGCAACGGCGCACGATCTGGATCCTCTCGCTCGGTCAGATCCTCGGCGGGCTGGCGTTCGGTGCCACCGTGTCGCTCGGCGCGGTGCTGGCGGCCGACATCTCGGGCGATGAGGCATTCTCCGGCTGGGCGACGGCGTCGGTGACGCTCGGCACGGCGCTGACGGCGGTTCCGCTGGCTGCTCTCGCACGTCGCGGCGGCAGGCGGCCGTCTCTGGCGAGCGGGATGCTGGTGGCCATTGTCGGCGTGCTTCTCGTCGTCGTGGCCACCGGTGCGCGGAGCTTTCCGCTCCTCATCATCGGGTTCGTGCTCGTCGGCGCGGGGCAGGCGGCCAACCTGCAGTCGCGGTTCGCCGCAGCCGACCTCGCCACCGATGCGTCGCGCGGCCGAGATCTGTCGATCGTGGTCTGGGCGACGACGATCGGCGCCGTGCTCGGACCGAATCTCGTCGGCCCGGGCGAGGTGATCGGTGATGCGCTCGGAATGCCGGCGCTGACGGGGCCATATCTGTTCACCATCGTCACCCAGGCGCTCGGCATCGTCCTCTACCTGACGCTGCTGCGACCCGACCCCCTTCTGCTCGCGCTGCGGATCACCGCGCATCACAGCGCGGCCGGGACCCGCGTCGCCCACGCGGACCGGCCTGGCGCCGCTCGCTATGCGATGCTGGCGATCGCCGGCGCGCACGGGGTGATGGTGTCGGTCATGGCGATGACCCCCGTGCACCTCATCCACGCTGGCGCGACCCTCGAGATCATCGGGCTCACCATCAGTCTGCACATCGCCGGAATGTATGCGCTGTCGCCCGTCTTCGGCATCCTGGCCGACCGGATCGGCCGGGTGGCGACGATCCTCATCGGGCAGGCGGTGCTCGTGGCATCCCTTGTCACCGCCGCCCTCGGCCAGCATTCGACCCCCGCCGTCACCGTGGCATTGATCTTGCTGGGGCTGGGCTGGAGCGCGACGACCGTCTCGGGCGCCGCTCTGCTGACCGAGGCGTCGGCGGAAGACCGTCGGACACGCCGACAGGGGCGCAACGACTTCCTGATGAGCATGGTCGGCGCAGTCGGTGCTGTCGTCGCGGGCCTTGTGCTCGCCGGGGTCGGGTACGGCGGTCTCGCGCTGTGCGCGCTCGTGATCGTGGTCGTGGTGGTGGCGCTCGCGCCGCTGGGGCGTGTGCGGGCGCAGGCCGCGGGAGAGCAGCAGTCGGCGTCATAG
- a CDS encoding lipocalin family protein: MTDVQDVDHLDLARYLGLWFEVGRLPLRFEDDEARDVTAEYSLNDDGTVQVDNRCLNAQDEPTQALGEAKADPDRPARLEVSFLPSALRWIPFTRADYWVLKIDPEYQRALVGTPDHKHLWLLSREPHISAELEAAYLAEAERQGFTLTEWIRPAQSGRRVEI; the protein is encoded by the coding sequence ATGACAGATGTGCAGGACGTGGACCATCTCGATCTCGCGCGGTACCTGGGGTTGTGGTTCGAGGTGGGGAGGCTTCCCCTCCGCTTCGAAGACGATGAAGCTCGGGACGTCACGGCCGAGTACTCGTTGAACGACGATGGAACGGTGCAGGTCGACAACCGGTGTCTGAATGCCCAGGATGAGCCGACTCAGGCGCTGGGGGAGGCGAAGGCCGACCCCGACCGCCCTGCGCGCCTGGAGGTGTCGTTCCTTCCGAGCGCGTTGCGCTGGATCCCCTTCACACGGGCCGATTATTGGGTGCTCAAGATCGATCCGGAGTACCAGCGGGCGCTCGTCGGAACGCCGGATCACAAGCACTTGTGGCTTCTGTCTCGTGAGCCGCACATCAGCGCCGAGCTCGAAGCCGCGTACCTCGCCGAAGCCGAGCGACAGGGCTTCACTCTCACCGAGTGGATCCGTCCCGCCCAGTCCGGTCGGCGTGTCGAGATCTGA